In Drosophila willistoni isolate 14030-0811.24 chromosome XR unlocalized genomic scaffold, UCI_dwil_1.1 Seg106, whole genome shotgun sequence, the genomic window ATGCATTtgaatataatatattatttaaatcattttttcaTGTGCATTTTCCCAGCAAAGCGGCAAGGGACTTTACACTTAGCATTAGGCAATCCATAACGGCGGAGTTTGCCGTTGTGGCGCACAGTGGAGCCTTTTGGCATCTTACATCGCAAAAATCAAACTTCTAAACCAGAGGTAGGCGCCCATAGCCCGTGGGGGCACTTTTGCTCGGCAATTGCTCGTGTGGCcgtctgtgtgcatgccgatgtGAGCACGAAGTACAAGTTCAAAGCGTAAAAAACAGCTAGTGTCGCACAGACTTTTGACGAAAGCagtactatgtcgctttgttacgcagctacacgcagaaaagttaatgcttcactttcgtacatggcaactttaaaaatattttgccattatttatattttgtccctatagggtaaaaagtatattataatataagcgaacatgcataatgtaatataaatgtaagatatacatgtatgcacatatatgtatagtatgaaaaatatatacatataatagccgatacaaaatatgcattcatttttatgacattaaGGTAAAAGGAATCCAAGACTCATGACTgtactttgttttttaaggCGATTCGGTAAAAAAGGGTTGTGGGAAAATTCCGCAGTTTCACTTGTTCTAAACcaggggtaggcacaaagagagccagatcaaactgtcaatgtatgcgtgcgctcgcttgtgtgcgtaagctgctttacactgcgcgaatcgtatgtgaagaaacgaataaaaaaattaaactgcaagtgaaaCTGCGGAATTTTCCCACAACCCTTTTTTACCGAATCGccttaaaaaacaaagtacAGTCATGAGTCTTGGATTCCTTTTACCttaatgtcataaaaatgaatgcatattttgtatcggctattatatgtatatatttttcatactatacatatatgtgcatacatgtatatcttacatttatattacattatgcatgttcgcttatattataatatactttttaccctatagggacaaaatataaataatggcaaaatatttttaaagttgccatgtacgaaagtgaagcattaacttttctgcgtgtagctgcgtaacaaagcgacatagtactgctttcgtcaaaagtctgtgcgacactagctgtttttttacgctttgaacttgtacttcgtgctcacatcggcatgcacacagacgGCCACACGAGCAATTGCCGAGCAAAAGTGCCCCCACGGGCTATGGGCGCCTACCTCTGTTCTAAACCGATAAAGcgattaaaaaaatttaaaaagcgtAAGATAAGGAATTCCTGAAGCTTCAACATGTTTGCCAGGTTTACTGGGTGTTCgtggtgctgtaatattcaaggtcaaagccagaaaatatttccaagaaTTTTTTAGCCTAAAATTTGAATCAAAACCGTTTCGTTTTTCATCCCAAAtgaattttcgtttttgtttaaacgacttcataaagtttttaaagttttaatacaatttttataccatacacccataggatgaaatggtatattaaagtcgccaaaatgtatgtaacaggcagaaggaagcatctccgaccccacaaagtatatatattcttgatcaggatcgacaaccgagtcgatctagccatgtccgtctgtccgtccgaccgtctgtccgtatgaacacatagatctcggagactgtaagagctagagccaccaaatttggtattatGTAGACTCTtatagtatgtagagtgatcaagtttatttcaaatttttgccacgcccctttccgccccccgCCCTtcgctagagacaccatatttggtatgtatattcgcttagtaaatgcacacattttgtatgtataaaaattttgccacgcccttttctgcccccgtaatttgaaaaacttgattatctcccgtatttgtttaccttatgcaatcaaatttggcacacttaaatttgatactaatatctagcaaaatatcaaatttgatcaaaatcggacaaaaaacagtcgaattatgcatataaacgtttttccataaggccgaagttggccgttggctggtgggggcgctagggtgctcgtatgattgagtgagcgagatactaagatatgcttgtaagaagcatgtgaaaatgcatttgtttaataaagttgaactatttgctttactggtgtatggtatacctaagtcggcgagacgacttacttacttcattttaatttgtttacttaAGACTTATATAGATTCTTGGATATTTATAAGAACTGAATCGCTTTGGATGTCTTAACATAGATTACCTATGTATATCAGCTTCTTTGCGAACATCGGCGTATCTTATATTAGGGTTAATTAGTTTAATAGACTAGCTTTGGGTCAAAGGTGTTTGTCTTCATTTATCTCTGATAGTCTGTTGGAGTTCTTTGTATTGATCACATCCTTTATACGAAGCCACATTTTCCACATCTCGATGGAAGATTACAGTTGGCTAAACTGTGGAAAAAACGTTGACAATTCCTACACTGAGGAATCTCCGGTCGGCGCGTTGGTTCCCATTTAATGGAATGATGTTGTATTGGTTTCATTGCTTTTAGATCGGTTTTAATGATGGTGAATTGTGTAATTTTTAGACccgttttaattaatttcattactttgttttgcttatgcttgctgttgtttttgcctctttttaatattttctgcaTTTGGCCCTGTATCAACCGTTATAGTTGAGCTGTTTTTTTGCAGCTTtggatgatgacgatgatacTGTAACTGTAATAACCacacaaaattatttatagaGAATATAAACTTTGGGAACACCGTTTAATAAGCGCTTAAGTTCTTGACACGTATATTCTCTTTTTGCAGCTCCATAAGTGTGATTGGGCTAAAATAAGGTGTTACCATTTCTTTGCGACCAGGACCAGATCCAATTTTGTCCCACCGGAGGAGACGGGCTGTGTGCTGTGGCTTCTTTAGCGCAAGACATCGTTTCTTTGATGATAGGGTTCTTTGAACAAGACAGCAAGGGACAACCTGCATTCCAGATGATGCAGTTTCAGGGCACACATTTTGCTTGAGGTTTTTTTAATATCCTCAACCCACACTAGGAGGCTTGTGGTTCATTTCCCAAGGCGTTTAGTATTTAGAATTAATCTCGTCACAGAGCGATTGAGAGATCATTTCTCCacttgtatacccttgcagaaaGGAAGCATCCCCGACCaaatatacttacatatgtacatacatatatattcttgatcagcacgacgagacgagttcgtCTAGCCATGTCTGGATCACCACAAACTCCTCTTAGACCGTTAGatctacagagttgaaatatTGCATGTAGGCCTGTATATACTGCATGAGTTGTATGTCTCGGACTTAGCTGGATCGGATATCATATAGAAACGATCGGTCGATAACAGTAACTTTGATTAATAACTTCGGTACTTTTCACACGATTGCTCGataaatgtaatatttttcAGCTTAAATGACGCTGTTAATGACTGTTCAGTATTTGTGCTTTCAAATGTATTTCGTGTTAGCAGTTAGAGTGGAGAAAGATAGCCCTCTATACTGTCGGTTTCTCTCGTTTGCACCTTCATTATCTAGTAGAAAGTGATATTTTGTTGTTAGTATTTAGtaacttaaaaaattttaatattggaCTGAATATTGCCCGAATATTGCATTGAATATTATGGGTCATAACGTTATTCATTGTGTAATCCATAACAGCGAAGTTGACTGTTTTTCGTTAAAACGCATAACTTGGCTATGTTCAGTCCAATTTTATGAAAAATCTGTGGCGACTCTTGAGTACCTGTGCGCTTGTAAGAGTGCAGCATTATGGAAAAGTATTTTATGTACAGTGGTGCGCATAGACTTAAGCCACAAGACTTCAACCAAGAATTTAAACGAAAATtaagaaaagtttttatttcacaGCTCCAATTTTTTGCGTCACATTAGTTCTATATATCAGTGTTCTTATAAGAAGaacaacaaagttataaaaatatatattcaacgaaaaacttgaaaaatctgagactgtatgtatgtatatacatagtatGATAGTAAGTATACATTTACATTGAGACACAgtaaaagaatatataaacttCGCCATAGCCGAAATAAGCTTCTTtcacattttcctttttgcattTGCCAATATAACACTTATTGCGTTTTCATATCCTAGCAAAAAAAGTATTCAGTATTGAGAAAGAAAGATTAACGATTAGCGCATAAGGAGAAGGAGGATtaaggcagaaggaagcttctccgaccccataaagtatatatattcttgatcaggatcgacaaccgagtcgatctagccatgtccgtctgtccgtccgtctgtctgaatgaacacgcagatctcggagactataagagctagagccaccaaatttggtatgtagactcgtgtggtatgtaaatatatagagttaattggaattttggccacgccctaATACGCctccagaatttacataaaactgacattaaatttggttcatatactcgtttagttagcgcgcagaaaataattgttccaactttttgccacgctccttccgcccccggaatttacataaaactgattttcctaaaaactatgaaagctaccgacagtAAATTTGGTATGAAacttttgccacgcccattttcGCCCCcgtaaattaaacaaaactgattttctcgaaaaccaacaaagctaaagtcaccaaatttagtatgtatactggtttagtatgcgcgcagaatatatatattttaataagttgccacgcccacttacgcctccataatttagaaaaacacgattggctcttgcaattttttgaccatcgcaatcaaatttggcagactagttaatcttatctatttctactaaactaccaaattttaaaaatttgaaatcgGAATAGAAAtctgcaaaatatgcgtatgaacgtattttactatgcgatccataagggcagaatagcccgttggctagtggcagcgcaagagtgctcgtgtgtttgtagagtgagcgagatagaaCATGAGGTATGAggtatgttaaaacaatttaataaacatacatttggttttcgaaattttaaatatttgtttcacgtggtgtatggtatacccaagtcggcgagttgacttacttcatttttattttaaaattttgctcATTTTAGCACTCTACCTACATGTTTTACTTAAGACGACGATTTTAGTAGATCTAAGTAAGGCTActtgcatattttaaaataagttcataccaatttttgtaaaaatatctcaagaacttttattttttctaaagGTAGCTACATttctaaatacatatgtatgaggTACTTACAAACCGTACATGATaaacagttttgtttttgttcagGCCACTAATTCTATCGAAGTCTAAAAGCGGATTAAACTATTTTTCACTTGTTAAAGTACAATCCTCAAATTACAATACTAACAATTTTTCTAATCTTTAGCTTTGGTTCTAGTAAAACCATATATTTCGTTGTTAGATCAGATGATTTCGACCCaatttttacatatgtacctatgtaaTATCGAATTGTGGGATAATAAAGGTCTGTTAAAGATAAATTTGTATCCCTTTCTTCCATTATCGTAGAtccgtttttttctttaacaaaaaaaaaaaaaaattaaaatgaagaGAGATAGAAACGAAATCGAATTAGAATAAGAGAATGGTAAAAAGGGGatcatttttatttggtgCCTTTAACTATTGAAGTGGTGAAGCGGTATGTAGTCGAATCGGATAAATTTTCAACCAGTTTCAGATTTTCAAAAAAGCGGTATTCTCACCTTAGTATCCCTGGCTTGGCTTTCGAAATATGGGATgaaaagttgttgttttttaggGCACTACAAAACGATTTACtttattttccaaaatttttactTCTCTTAGCTTTGTTTCTTAtcatggttttttttttttttttttttttaattgcttaaAAGATCAACACCAAAGCTTTTGTTCTCCATTTTCTTACATCAAATACTAAACGAgtaatacaatttttatttgcattggGGACAGCaatcacaaaaaaacacaGTATATATGGAaggtatataaatatataaaaaataaatcatattAGGCCCTTTTAGGGCTGCAAAACAagtagaaaaattaaaagtttgaGTGGGTCAAAACGATTTATAAGGATTGTacaagttgttgttggttgaaGAAGTATAAAAACTTAACCAGAGAACACACCACACATAGATTCCACCTCCAACTTTGACGATTCGCAGGTGTAGCGATCGTAAGCATTAAgtattttatgtatatgtatatatatataaagttcgCCTAAAATTGGTATTTCCAAATACGTATTATagtacttacatacatatatagtatacacatatatataaggCTAGTAAATATAATTCAAGTGCAATTCGGTTGTTGCCAGCATTGGATCTACATGATCTTGTTGTGACTGTTTTGCCTGTGACTTATCCTCCGACAGGTGAGAGTGGGGGGGACTAGGACTCGAGTTTGAGTTGGGCTGAAGATTGGCTAATGTtactgctgctgatgttgtttcCGTGTTGTTGCTCATCTGCTTATCATTATCATTTAGATTTGACTTTGGGCTGGTGTTCGGATTAGGCTTTGTGGCATCGTTTTCGTAGGACGCAAAATTACTACGATTACAGCGGGTAATTAAATCACTGTAGGGTTTATCATGCAGCAGGCAAACCAATACAACTGTCATATTATCACCGCCCAGGCCGCCCATTTGGCAATCGGGCGCCAAACAATGATTCATCAGCTCCTCGCATATCTCCTCCGGATACATGCCCAGACCGATGCGAGTACGGCAGAATTCCAAAACTTCCGCATTAGTCATCACATCCCAAATGCCATCGCAAGCCAAAACGATAAATTCCCAATCGTCTGAGATATTCCGTGTTTCCACATCCGGGTAAGCTGCCGTGATATATCCATAATGCAGAATTATTAATATGAACAACAATGCGAacaatagaaagaaaaaatgagCGCATTCACTCACCTGTCACGATTTGATCTTCCGGCTTTTTGTTTGCTCGCTTAAAGACAAAGTCCCCAAGGGCACGGGAGAGGGCGAGATTACCATTAACTCGATTGAATTCCACCCAACCGCCGCCCTCTATAATACGTTTCGATTCGCCTTCATTATTCGGCTTGTGGTCCATTGAAAGTACCTCTAATTGGCCATTCACACAGGCAATTGCCCGCGAGTCGCCAGCGTTAGCACAATACAATATATTATCCTTGACCAACACTACAACAGCTGTAGATCCAGCCATTTGTTCGCCCCATGACTCATTGTGCAGCATTTCATAATCAATGTCCAAAAAGCCCtgtaataatttataaattactTATTAGCTCCTTTTTTCGATTTATATACCATTCTTTCAGCTTTCAGGTGTTGTATGCATTTCTGACATTATTTGAGCgtctaaaattaattttgtcgGTGCAGAATTTAGTCTCAGTGTCTTTTATGACTAATTGAAAGTGCGGACTACGAGGGGTATTACTCACCTGTTTGAGGGCCTTTTCTATGTCATTGTCGTTGTACTCGGGTCGTTTAAGTATAAATTTGTGCAAATGTTTGCCCGCATATTGTGCCACTGTGGCCCCACCATGGCCATCAAAAACGGCAAAAAAGGCTGTGCCGGGATCATCGGGCAGCGAcagtatatgtgtgtgtgaatctTCCATATTGATGCGCCATCCCTGCATGCAACTAGAGCCCACTCGGTACACCGAATTCTGGCAATACGATGACTCTTTGGCAGTCACCGGCTCGGACAAGGTTTGTCCCATAGTTGTCCTCGTAGGTGGTGCGTCTTCTCGACTTACccaattgatttatttatctAAATATGTACATGCGAATATACGATAAGATATTATAGTATTCATCTTGGGCATAGCTATTCAATTTGGCGATTGCGTGACCAAGACACGCAAAatagaggaaaaaaaaaacaacacaagcAGCAGACAACGTAAATGTACAAAAAATGGTTCAGGGCAAAGGCCAAAACCAGATAAAACGACTGATAAGAGGGTAAAACagtatatttttgttttaattttcgcCTTGACGGACGTCTGGTTTTCcaaagttgttgttgctcttgtttttgctgctggtgtttttttttttttgtttttttttctttctgtaaTCATGCGCCTCATAATTAGTCGACATAGTTTGCCACACTGCACCTTACGCAAAAGGCTGTTCAGAAAATACAATATTTTAGAGGCGGATCCGTTGTGACTAGTGCAAATACATATCTCTCACCTGCTACTCCAATTTGTTCACTTATGCTCGGTAAactaattaaaagaaaaggtaaTATATGAATTCAGTTATTGCGGTTTGTTGTGATCTGGAGCCGTTTCTGTTTCCGTTTTGTTCCAGTTGTTTTTTATCTAGTCGTTGCTTTTAGCAGGCTGAGTGGGGGCCCAAATGTATGCAGCACGTGCTCTTTGGGCGGTCGCTCTAGATTATTGATTGCAGTTGAGTTGCAGTTTTTTTTAGCTTCTTGATTTATGCACGCTTGTTTTGTTAAATGTGTTCGTATGTGTAAGAGTGTGTgtccgtttttttttatttcttttttgtttttaaaagctAGTGTTGTTTTGTGTATGATTATCGATAAGCCAGTATTTTTGTCACTATCGATATTGTTATCGCATGGTTCGCTATCGAAAGGCATCCTGCATGGCAGAGTTACACTGTATGAGTTTCAAATTCCCATTGTTCCACTAAATCGGTATTTAAATGAACTGCCCAAAACTAAACTTTGTtaattagcaaaaaaaaaaaattaaaatgaagtaagtctgCTTGTCAACTTTGACGACATTCACCAAGTAAAATAAgggttttaaatttttaagaccaagtgaatgtattttattatacccttgcagagggtattattcacattttattatacccttgcagagggtattataaaattggtcagatgtttgtaacgcacagaaggagacgtttccgaccccatcaagtatatacatatattcttaatcagcatgagaagctgagttgatatagccatgtccgtccgttcgtccgtctgtgtgtatgcgttttactcagccgtcttaagagctatcgggctgaaattttttgtcggggttttttattacccgggaaaaataaagtatgaaaaccatcaggatcggaccactatatcatatagctctagaagtttacaaaatttgaatgtgatcggataaatataacacaagttacagtcaatacaataatcggctctgctcccagctctgccggcagcgctgcttgctgtctactacgtctttcgtcatcaacagagtacatgcatacacacacagacgcaacgctacataaactgtatgtggatgcgtgcgttgctttgctttgggaatgagggaagaagaacaaattgtaaaatagagagtaaaattgttttgtttgtatattgatgaattgagtagcagaaaacaaattttgaacatgtaaaattattattaccaaggactgccagggtatataaacttcggcatagccgatgttagcttctttgatatttttaaattcattttatatgcTTGATAGCAAGCATATGCTATCTCGTTCATTTTTACGACCACTTTAGTGCCGTCAACTTCGCCCTTCGCTGCCAACtattaacgaaaaaaaaaaccgtgaAATTATAAACCAAAAACCCAATATATCAAAATAAAGCAGAAAAAACCCACTTTTTATGTCCGATTTTAATACAATCATCGATGGATACTAGAATATAAATCTTTAGTCTAAGTAATTTCTGCTAATTCCATCCACTAACGACATTTAACCATActttcaaaatgtaaattaCATAGAATCGCCTAGTGGAGAAACGTCTCATTTCTCTTCCTGCAGAAAAAGTCTAGGAACTCAATCCTCTTTTCAGAACACAATGCTCGAATATGCGCAGAATAACTTATTCAAAATAACCATAACTTTGAACTTTGGTTAATAATTTAATTCGACATTATAAAGATGTTTGCCTATTGCCAGTTCATTGGGAGGATAAGATAAAGAGTAATGTATAGAATTGCTTATTGTATTTAGGATTTGTCTAGACTACAACCTTTTAGTTAGTTATTCAAAACTGGGATTCCCAATTACTTTGAGCGTTGAAGTTATAGTATGGTCCGCCACCAAACCCACCCTCACTCTTTTACCTGTATCCGAAAAGGGAAAGTACAAGAAAATTGTAGATTCGGGATACATAATCTTCAATGCCCCAAACAGAGAATTTTCAAGCCAATTTCCGataaaacttaaacttttcaattcaaattgaaattcaaaattttgtttacaCTAGTTTTCACATTGGGGAAATTTTACAACTTTCTCTCACATGTAAATGTAAACCTCAGTTATAGAAGCATTTTTGGTTGGGAGCCTGTTTTTTGGAATTATTATTgg contains:
- the LOC6651986 gene encoding probable protein phosphatase 2C T23F11.1, which produces MGQTLSEPVTAKESSYCQNSVYRVGSSCMQGWRINMEDSHTHILSLPDDPGTAFFAVFDGHGGATVAQYAGKHLHKFILKRPEYNDNDIEKALKQGFLDIDYEMLHNESWGEQMAGSTAVVVLVKDNILYCANAGDSRAIACVNGQLEVLSMDHKPNNEGESKRIIEGGGWVEFNRVNGNLALSRALGDFVFKRANKKPEDQIVTAYPDVETRNISDDWEFIVLACDGIWDVMTNAEVLEFCRTRIGLGMYPEEICEELMNHCLAPDCQMGGLGGDNMTVVLVCLLHDKPYSDLITRCNRSNFASYENDATKPNPNTSPKSNLNDNDKQMSNNTETTSAAVTLANLQPNSNSSPSPPHSHLSEDKSQAKQSQQDHVDPMLATTELHLNYIY